A single window of Mugil cephalus isolate CIBA_MC_2020 chromosome 1, CIBA_Mcephalus_1.1, whole genome shotgun sequence DNA harbors:
- the csad gene encoding cysteine sulfinic acid decarboxylase isoform X1, whose protein sequence is MFCRLPLSVIKQQRFTRFLIHRTTMESANLRDLNEPLVDHAEGQHFLNEAFKIIVEEVLCKGTDATQKVCEWKQPDELSLLLDLELRETGEPQDRILQRVRDVAKYSIKTSHPRFFNQQYGGVDYHSLAGRFLTEALNTNLFTYEVAPVFVLMETEVLKGLRQLVGWSEGDGLFCPGGSTSNMYAMNLARYRLFPEVKTRGLWSLPRLTIFTSPQSHYSVQKGAAFLGIGTENVVLVKVDDGGRMIPEDLDRNIELSKSQGAVPFLVSCTSGTTVKGAFDPLDQIADVCDKHKIWMHVDAAWGGSVLFSKQHRHLMKGVDRASSVAWNPHKMLVAGLQCSTLLLKDTTNLLKQCHSASATYLFQQDKFYDMNLDIGDKSVQCSRKVDCLKLWLMWKAIGSAGLAERVDKGFVHARYLVDEMKKRDGFHLVSVPEFVNVCFWYIPPSLRGKEGSADYQDRLAKVAPVIKERMVKQGTMMVGYQPLGNLVNFFRVIVFSPVVSRRDVDFFLDEIERLGKDL, encoded by the exons ATGTTCTGCAGACTGCCTCTCAGTGTAATAAAGCAGCAGAGATTCACCAGATTTTTGATAC ATAGGACCACTATGGAATCCGCTAATCTCCGTGATCTGAACGAGCCTCTTGTTGACCATGCAGAGGGCCAACACTTCTTGAATGAAGCCTTCAAAATTATCGTGGAGGAGGTGCTGTGCAAAGGCACGGATGCCACACAGAAG GTCTGTGAGTGGAAACAGCCCGACGagttgtctctgctgctggatcTGGAGCTGAGAGAGACTGGAGAGCCACAAGACAGGATTCTCCAGAGAGTAAGAGATGTCGCTAAGTACAGCATTAAGACAA gtCACCCACGTTTTTTTAATCAGCAGTACGGCGGGGTGGACTATCACTCCTTGGCTGGACGATTTCTCACTGAGGCTCTCAACACGAATCT CTTCACCTATGAAGTGGCTCCTGTCTTTGTGCTGATGGAGACTGAAGTCCTGAAAGGCCTACGTCAGCTGGTGGGCTGGTCAGAAGGCGATGGCCTTTTCTGCCCCGGCGGATCGACCTCCAACATGTACGCCATGAACCTCGCTCGCTACCGACTCTTCCCGGAAGTCAAAACCCGGGGGCTGTGGAGTCTGCCCCGGCTAACCATCTTTACATCTCCCCAG AGCCATTACTCTGTGCAGAAAGGGGCTGCATTTCTTGGCATTGGAACAGAAAATGTCGTCTTGGTGAAAGTGGATGATGG AGGCCGTATGATTCCAGAGGACCTGGATAGAAATATAGAGCTGTCAAAGTCTCAG gGTGCAGTTCCTTTCCTTGTGAGCTGCACATCAGGGACCACGGTGAAGGGTGCTTTTGACCCGCTGGATCAAATAGCCGATGTTTGCGACAAACACAAGATCTGGATGCACGTTGAC GCTGCCTGGGGAGGAAGTGTGCTGTTTTCCAAACAACACAGGCACCTGATGAAAGGCGTCGACAG AGCTAGTTCAGTAGCCTGGAATCCCCACAAGATGCTGGTGGCCGGCCTGCAGTGCTCCACCCTGCTGCTAAAGGATACCACG AACTTGTTGAAGCAGTGCCACAGCGCCAGCGCCACATACCTCTTCCAGCAGGACAAATTCTACGATATGAATCTGGACATCGGAGATAAGTCCGTCCAGTGCAGCCGCAAAGTGGACTGTCTGAAGCTGTGGTTAATGTGGAAAGCCATTGGCTCCGCTGGCTTGGCAGAGCGCGTAGATAAAGGTTTTGTCCATGCGAG GTATCTGgtggatgaaatgaagaaaagagaTGGGTTCCATCTCGTGAGTGTG CCTGAGTTTGTGAATGTTTGCTTTTGGTACATACCACCAAGCctgagagggaaggaaggaagtgcaGATTACCAGGACAGACTGGCAAAA GTAGCACCAGTCATCAAGGAGCGCATGGTGAAACAAGGCACCATGATGGTGGGCTATCAACCACTGGGAAACCTGGTCAACTTTTTCCGGGTGATAGTCTTCTCTCCTGTGGTTTCCCGGAGAGATGTGGACTTCTTCCTTGACGAGATTGAAAGACTGGGGAAGGACTTGTGA
- the csad gene encoding cysteine sulfinic acid decarboxylase isoform X2, translated as MESANLRDLNEPLVDHAEGQHFLNEAFKIIVEEVLCKGTDATQKVCEWKQPDELSLLLDLELRETGEPQDRILQRVRDVAKYSIKTSHPRFFNQQYGGVDYHSLAGRFLTEALNTNLFTYEVAPVFVLMETEVLKGLRQLVGWSEGDGLFCPGGSTSNMYAMNLARYRLFPEVKTRGLWSLPRLTIFTSPQSHYSVQKGAAFLGIGTENVVLVKVDDGGRMIPEDLDRNIELSKSQGAVPFLVSCTSGTTVKGAFDPLDQIADVCDKHKIWMHVDAAWGGSVLFSKQHRHLMKGVDRASSVAWNPHKMLVAGLQCSTLLLKDTTNLLKQCHSASATYLFQQDKFYDMNLDIGDKSVQCSRKVDCLKLWLMWKAIGSAGLAERVDKGFVHARYLVDEMKKRDGFHLVSVPEFVNVCFWYIPPSLRGKEGSADYQDRLAKVAPVIKERMVKQGTMMVGYQPLGNLVNFFRVIVFSPVVSRRDVDFFLDEIERLGKDL; from the exons ATGGAATCCGCTAATCTCCGTGATCTGAACGAGCCTCTTGTTGACCATGCAGAGGGCCAACACTTCTTGAATGAAGCCTTCAAAATTATCGTGGAGGAGGTGCTGTGCAAAGGCACGGATGCCACACAGAAG GTCTGTGAGTGGAAACAGCCCGACGagttgtctctgctgctggatcTGGAGCTGAGAGAGACTGGAGAGCCACAAGACAGGATTCTCCAGAGAGTAAGAGATGTCGCTAAGTACAGCATTAAGACAA gtCACCCACGTTTTTTTAATCAGCAGTACGGCGGGGTGGACTATCACTCCTTGGCTGGACGATTTCTCACTGAGGCTCTCAACACGAATCT CTTCACCTATGAAGTGGCTCCTGTCTTTGTGCTGATGGAGACTGAAGTCCTGAAAGGCCTACGTCAGCTGGTGGGCTGGTCAGAAGGCGATGGCCTTTTCTGCCCCGGCGGATCGACCTCCAACATGTACGCCATGAACCTCGCTCGCTACCGACTCTTCCCGGAAGTCAAAACCCGGGGGCTGTGGAGTCTGCCCCGGCTAACCATCTTTACATCTCCCCAG AGCCATTACTCTGTGCAGAAAGGGGCTGCATTTCTTGGCATTGGAACAGAAAATGTCGTCTTGGTGAAAGTGGATGATGG AGGCCGTATGATTCCAGAGGACCTGGATAGAAATATAGAGCTGTCAAAGTCTCAG gGTGCAGTTCCTTTCCTTGTGAGCTGCACATCAGGGACCACGGTGAAGGGTGCTTTTGACCCGCTGGATCAAATAGCCGATGTTTGCGACAAACACAAGATCTGGATGCACGTTGAC GCTGCCTGGGGAGGAAGTGTGCTGTTTTCCAAACAACACAGGCACCTGATGAAAGGCGTCGACAG AGCTAGTTCAGTAGCCTGGAATCCCCACAAGATGCTGGTGGCCGGCCTGCAGTGCTCCACCCTGCTGCTAAAGGATACCACG AACTTGTTGAAGCAGTGCCACAGCGCCAGCGCCACATACCTCTTCCAGCAGGACAAATTCTACGATATGAATCTGGACATCGGAGATAAGTCCGTCCAGTGCAGCCGCAAAGTGGACTGTCTGAAGCTGTGGTTAATGTGGAAAGCCATTGGCTCCGCTGGCTTGGCAGAGCGCGTAGATAAAGGTTTTGTCCATGCGAG GTATCTGgtggatgaaatgaagaaaagagaTGGGTTCCATCTCGTGAGTGTG CCTGAGTTTGTGAATGTTTGCTTTTGGTACATACCACCAAGCctgagagggaaggaaggaagtgcaGATTACCAGGACAGACTGGCAAAA GTAGCACCAGTCATCAAGGAGCGCATGGTGAAACAAGGCACCATGATGGTGGGCTATCAACCACTGGGAAACCTGGTCAACTTTTTCCGGGTGATAGTCTTCTCTCCTGTGGTTTCCCGGAGAGATGTGGACTTCTTCCTTGACGAGATTGAAAGACTGGGGAAGGACTTGTGA
- the znf740b gene encoding zinc finger protein 740b isoform X2 — MALMQANNIPGQKKMMSPLSQGHRASPESHQTHSQHSHNHHGHQVHHGQPHHSHMGHPSAGSCPPLLIRKDGDYHSSRMIDGKDMQANQNLQPKKKHKKSASSNKIKEEHLPPPLDMDDDGSLKVQKNFICDHCYGAFRSSYHLKRHILTHTGEKPFACDACDMRFIQRYHLDRHKRVHSGEKPYQCDRCRQNFSRTDRLLRHRRLCTVGISKEENQYSQDAAAHTASWSPLQPSNNRLTV, encoded by the exons ATGGCCCTGATGCAGGCCAACAACATCCCAGGCCAGAAGAAGATGATGTCTCCCTTGAGTCAGGGGCACAGAGCCAGTCCCGAGAGCCATCAGACCCACTCGCAGCACAGCCACAACCACCACGGCCACCAGGTTCACCATGGACAGCCCCACCACAGCCACATGGGCCATCCTTCAGCCGGGAGCTGTCCACCCCTG CTAATCCGAAAAGACGGGGATTACCACTCATCAAGGATGATTGATGGAAAGGACATGCAGGCGAACCAGAATTTGCAACccaagaagaaacacaaaaagtcaGCGTCATCCAACAAAATTAAAGAGGAG CATTTACCGCCTCCACTTGACATGGATGACGATGGCTCCCTGAAAGTCCAGAAGAACTTCATCTGTGATCACTGCTATGGAGCTTTTCGGAGCAGCTACCACCTCAAGCGACATATACTTACACACACAG GGGAAAAGCCATTTGCTTGCGATGCGTGTGATATGCGGTTCATTCAGCGTTACCACCTGGACAGACACAAGAGGGTGCACAGCGGAGAAAAGCCGTACCAGTGTGACCGCTGCCGTCAG AACTTCTCACGGACAGACAGGCTGCTGAGACACAGACGACTGTGTACGGTCGGAATAAGCAAAGAGGAAAACCAGTACTCCCAGGACGCAGCTGCCCACACAGCTTCCTGGAGCCCGCTACAGCCTTCCAACAACCGTCTGACTGTCTGA
- the znf740b gene encoding zinc finger protein 740b isoform X1 has product MTHHSNNSVRDHMKWAGLLGCEAVLSSMALMQANNIPGQKKMMSPLSQGHRASPESHQTHSQHSHNHHGHQVHHGQPHHSHMGHPSAGSCPPLLIRKDGDYHSSRMIDGKDMQANQNLQPKKKHKKSASSNKIKEEHLPPPLDMDDDGSLKVQKNFICDHCYGAFRSSYHLKRHILTHTGEKPFACDACDMRFIQRYHLDRHKRVHSGEKPYQCDRCRQNFSRTDRLLRHRRLCTVGISKEENQYSQDAAAHTASWSPLQPSNNRLTV; this is encoded by the exons ATGACACACCATTCCAACAATTCTGTGCGAGACCATATGAAATGG GCTGGGTTGCTGGGCTGTGAGGCGGTGCTGTCCAGCATGGCCCTGATGCAGGCCAACAACATCCCAGGCCAGAAGAAGATGATGTCTCCCTTGAGTCAGGGGCACAGAGCCAGTCCCGAGAGCCATCAGACCCACTCGCAGCACAGCCACAACCACCACGGCCACCAGGTTCACCATGGACAGCCCCACCACAGCCACATGGGCCATCCTTCAGCCGGGAGCTGTCCACCCCTG CTAATCCGAAAAGACGGGGATTACCACTCATCAAGGATGATTGATGGAAAGGACATGCAGGCGAACCAGAATTTGCAACccaagaagaaacacaaaaagtcaGCGTCATCCAACAAAATTAAAGAGGAG CATTTACCGCCTCCACTTGACATGGATGACGATGGCTCCCTGAAAGTCCAGAAGAACTTCATCTGTGATCACTGCTATGGAGCTTTTCGGAGCAGCTACCACCTCAAGCGACATATACTTACACACACAG GGGAAAAGCCATTTGCTTGCGATGCGTGTGATATGCGGTTCATTCAGCGTTACCACCTGGACAGACACAAGAGGGTGCACAGCGGAGAAAAGCCGTACCAGTGTGACCGCTGCCGTCAG AACTTCTCACGGACAGACAGGCTGCTGAGACACAGACGACTGTGTACGGTCGGAATAAGCAAAGAGGAAAACCAGTACTCCCAGGACGCAGCTGCCCACACAGCTTCCTGGAGCCCGCTACAGCCTTCCAACAACCGTCTGACTGTCTGA
- the copz1 gene encoding coatomer subunit zeta-1, with amino-acid sequence MDSPTLEPSLYTVKAVLILDNDGDRLYAKYYDDTYPTVKEQKAFEKNIFNKTHRTDSEIALLEGLTVVYKSNIDLFFYVIGSSHENELMLMAVLNCLFDSLSQMLRKNVERRALLENMEGLFLAVDEIVDGGVILESDPQQVVHRVALRGDDVPLTEQTVTQVLQSAKEQIKWSLLR; translated from the exons ATGGATTCTCCCACACTG gaaccATCCTTGTACACTGTCAAAGCTGTTCTGATTCTGGACAACGATGGAGACAGGCTGTATGCTAAG TATTATGACGACACATACCCGACGGTGAAGGAGCAGAAGGCGTTTGAGAAGAACATATTCAACAAAACACACCGGACAGACA GTGAGATAGCATTACTGGAGGGTCTCACTGTGGTCTACAAGAGCAACATAGACCTCTTCTTTTATGTGATTGGAAGTTCGCATGAAAATGAG cTTATGCTTATGGCAGTTCTGAACTGCCTCTTTGACTCGCTCAGTCAGATGTTGAG AAAAAATGTTGAGAGGAGGGCTCTGCTGGAGAACATGGAGGGGCTCTTCTTGGCTGTGGATGAAATCGTAGATGGAGG GGTGATATTGGAGAGTGACCCTCAGCAAGTTGTGCATCGTGTGGCTCTTAGA GGTGATGATGTGCCTTTGACAGAACAGACAGTCACCCAG GTGCTCCAGTCTGCCAAGGAACAGATCAAGTGGTCGCTCCTACGATAG